From one Staphylococcus kloosii genomic stretch:
- a CDS encoding N-acetylmuramoyl-L-alanine amidase, protein MPKKFNYKAPSIIALTLAGTALTTHHAHASEKTQDQTPNKNVLNDDNALKESEQIKSDVSKPTTNVSGTQAYQDPTVIKAQDESINQNYDASLDNLHNDSTNDENSNTQSPSEQTQVDSTSNTEQESNTTDEAKVSATEDEAVQTKEQTTYIKGTTQQKDEDTDKAVETSNNDNPETFAQDESDTKDSADFNVQNYNVEDNDADTPQFVQNNTSDDQSSNVKLTDTNDNDITQSNTNKVNKDQQSTATKVDNSIQKPEAQQTTANTEDSKAKTVTPVNSTKSVDTVQKPAAQQTTTKVEDSKTKTAAPVAAAQLKAANTSTTQKATTTSSKSEVSDQKATTSNGATAFRMAVATPKLRTVAATNTTQKATVKKEAATKATTSLPKYTPQVKSSINDYIRSKNYTVPKYEEDIASYLPKYSYRNGKPEGIVMHDTANDNSTIQGEVNYMKNNYNSAFVHAYVDGNRVIETANTDYLAWGAGPAANDRFIHVELVHTHTADDFARSINNYADYAATNLLYYGLKPDSAEYDGQGTVWTHRAVSNYLGGTDHSDPHGYLQSHGYTYDELYDLINEKYLIKTGKVAAWGTKSSGSTSGNTGGSTKPSGGSTGTTTPTGKLTVSNLTNTQGTVKTTNSGLYTSVYDTTGKKNSTINGKTYQLTKKATLGSKSFYLITDNKTNLGWMQTGDITVKKPAASTSSKLTVTALKNTQGTVKTTNHGVYTTVYDKAGVKNSNINGKTYQLSKKATLGSKSFYLITDSKSKTNLGWLQTGDITVKAATTAKTKAAVAPKPAAKPKTEATTKATTNQTLNVSKIGQTNPSKLGIKASVYDKTAKDGSKFAGKTFNVTKQRKQGNTTYVLIQNSTNGTPIGWVDTKHINTRNLSKAAAKKGEYVVKSTNSGLYAIPWGTKSQIIEPSKNLNNKAFTSSKSVFVDKDEYVYGTVNNKTGWIALKDLGVKAKTPVVKKPTTKAQPVDYTKAKKQNFDYVVYNKTGYFYNSPTAKTAGSLNQYYSTIFASYEKLVINGVTWYHGTLENGKKVWIKESDLRKELVKYISTGQTLDQAAAKQYNLSFKPQVQRVPGKWQNATLSEIKNAMNTAVLSIDSTQKYQFLRLDKSQDLSTENLNKLLQGKGILEGQGAAFKEAAKTYNINEVYLISHALLETGNGTSTLANGGDVINNKVNTKATTKYYNMFGIGAYDSDAVRQGFIRAKQEGWNTVRKAIIGGAKFIANSYIHQGQNTLYKMRWNPSNPGTHQYATDVNWAKHNATRIKGFYDSMGQVGKFFDVNTYI, encoded by the coding sequence ATGCCAAAAAAATTTAATTACAAAGCGCCTTCAATTATCGCTCTAACTTTAGCAGGAACCGCTTTGACAACACATCATGCGCATGCTTCTGAGAAAACTCAAGATCAAACACCAAACAAAAATGTATTAAACGATGACAATGCACTTAAAGAAAGTGAACAAATCAAAAGTGACGTAAGTAAACCTACTACTAACGTTTCGGGGACACAAGCTTATCAAGATCCGACAGTTATTAAAGCGCAAGATGAGTCTATTAATCAAAACTATGATGCATCATTAGACAACTTACATAATGATTCGACTAACGATGAAAACAGTAATACTCAGTCACCTTCTGAACAAACTCAAGTTGATAGTACGAGTAACACTGAACAAGAAAGTAATACTACTGACGAAGCAAAAGTGTCAGCAACTGAAGATGAGGCAGTACAGACTAAAGAACAAACAACATATATTAAAGGGACAACACAACAAAAGGATGAAGACACTGATAAAGCAGTAGAAACTTCAAATAATGACAATCCAGAAACTTTTGCTCAAGATGAATCAGATACTAAAGACTCAGCTGATTTTAATGTACAAAATTATAATGTTGAGGACAACGATGCTGATACACCACAATTCGTTCAAAACAACACATCAGATGATCAATCATCAAATGTTAAATTGACTGACACTAATGATAATGACATAACTCAATCAAATACAAACAAAGTCAACAAAGACCAACAATCTACTGCTACTAAAGTTGATAATTCTATTCAAAAACCAGAAGCTCAACAAACAACAGCTAATACTGAAGATAGTAAAGCTAAAACAGTTACGCCTGTGAATTCTACTAAGTCTGTTGACACTGTTCAAAAACCAGCGGCTCAACAAACGACTACTAAAGTTGAAGATAGTAAAACTAAAACTGCTGCGCCTGTGGCTGCCGCTCAGTTAAAAGCAGCTAATACAAGTACAACTCAAAAAGCAACAACTACGTCAAGTAAATCAGAAGTTTCAGATCAAAAAGCGACTACATCAAATGGCGCGACAGCATTCAGAATGGCAGTAGCAACACCTAAATTACGTACAGTTGCTGCTACTAATACAACTCAAAAGGCAACTGTAAAAAAAGAAGCAGCAACAAAAGCTACTACTAGTTTACCTAAATATACACCACAAGTTAAATCTTCTATCAATGATTACATTCGTAGTAAAAACTATACTGTACCTAAATATGAAGAAGATATCGCTAGCTATTTACCAAAATATAGTTATCGCAATGGTAAACCTGAAGGAATCGTAATGCACGATACTGCGAATGATAATTCAACGATCCAAGGCGAAGTTAACTACATGAAAAATAACTACAATTCAGCTTTCGTACATGCTTATGTAGACGGCAATAGAGTTATTGAAACTGCCAACACAGACTATTTAGCTTGGGGTGCTGGTCCAGCCGCTAATGATAGATTCATTCATGTTGAATTAGTGCATACTCATACTGCAGACGATTTTGCTCGCTCAATCAATAACTATGCGGACTATGCAGCAACTAACTTACTCTATTATGGATTAAAACCTGACAGTGCAGAATATGACGGTCAAGGTACAGTGTGGACGCATAGAGCGGTAAGTAATTATTTAGGTGGAACTGATCATTCTGACCCACACGGTTACCTACAATCACACGGTTACACATACGATGAACTTTATGATTTAATCAATGAAAAATATTTAATTAAAACTGGTAAAGTGGCAGCTTGGGGCACAAAAAGTTCTGGTAGTACAAGTGGCAACACTGGTGGTAGTACAAAACCTTCCGGAGGTAGCACTGGCACTACTACACCTACAGGTAAGCTAACAGTTTCTAACTTAACTAATACACAAGGTACTGTTAAAACAACCAATAGTGGCCTTTATACTTCAGTTTATGACACTACTGGTAAAAAGAACTCAACAATTAATGGTAAAACTTATCAATTAACTAAAAAAGCAACACTTGGTAGTAAATCTTTCTACCTTATAACTGACAATAAAACGAACTTAGGTTGGATGCAAACTGGTGATATTACTGTTAAAAAACCTGCCGCTTCTACAAGTAGCAAGTTAACAGTTACTGCCTTGAAAAACACACAAGGTACTGTTAAGACTACAAACCATGGTGTCTACACGACTGTATATGATAAAGCAGGTGTTAAAAATTCCAACATCAACGGTAAAACTTATCAATTATCTAAAAAAGCAACACTTGGTAGTAAATCTTTCTACCTTATAACTGATAGTAAATCTAAAACGAATTTAGGTTGGTTACAAACTGGTGATATCACTGTTAAGGCTGCTACTACTGCTAAAACTAAAGCTGCAGTTGCACCTAAACCAGCTGCTAAACCAAAGACTGAAGCTACAACAAAAGCTACAACAAATCAAACACTAAATGTAAGTAAAATTGGCCAAACAAACCCATCAAAACTAGGCATCAAAGCTTCAGTTTATGATAAAACAGCTAAAGATGGCTCAAAATTTGCTGGTAAAACATTTAATGTAACTAAACAACGTAAACAAGGTAATACAACATATGTCCTAATCCAAAACAGTACAAATGGTACACCTATTGGTTGGGTCGATACTAAACATATCAATACACGTAATCTAAGCAAAGCAGCTGCGAAAAAAGGTGAATATGTAGTTAAATCTACAAATAGTGGACTCTATGCGATTCCTTGGGGTACTAAATCTCAAATTATCGAGCCATCAAAAAACCTAAATAACAAGGCTTTTACATCTTCAAAATCAGTATTTGTAGACAAAGACGAATATGTATACGGTACTGTTAACAACAAAACTGGTTGGATTGCTTTGAAAGATTTAGGCGTTAAAGCTAAAACGCCAGTGGTGAAAAAACCAACTACTAAAGCACAACCTGTAGATTATACTAAAGCTAAAAAGCAAAACTTTGATTATGTCGTATATAATAAAACAGGTTATTTCTATAACTCACCTACTGCTAAGACTGCAGGATCATTAAATCAATATTATTCTACAATCTTTGCAAGTTATGAAAAACTCGTTATTAATGGTGTAACTTGGTATCATGGCACATTAGAAAATGGTAAAAAAGTTTGGATTAAAGAGTCTGACTTACGTAAAGAACTAGTTAAATACATCAGTACTGGTCAAACATTAGATCAAGCTGCAGCTAAACAATACAATTTATCATTCAAACCACAAGTGCAACGTGTACCTGGTAAATGGCAAAACGCTACATTAAGTGAAATTAAAAATGCTATGAACACAGCTGTTTTATCTATAGATAGTACTCAAAAATATCAGTTCTTACGTTTAGATAAATCTCAAGATCTTAGTACTGAAAACTTAAATAAATTACTACAAGGTAAGGGTATTTTAGAAGGTCAAGGTGCGGCATTTAAAGAGGCAGCGAAAACATATAACATTAACGAAGTTTACCTTATTTCACATGCCTTACTAGAAACTGGTAATGGTACTTCTACATTAGCTAATGGTGGCGATGTTATAAATAATAAAGTAAATACTAAAGCTACTACTAAGTATTACAATATGTTTGGTATTGGAGCTTATGATAGCGATGCAGTAAGACAAGGCTTTATTCGTGCTAAACAAGAAGGTTGGAATACTGTTAGAAAAGCTATTATTGGTGGAGCTAAATTTATAGCTAATTCTTACATCCATCAAGGTCAAAATACGCTATACAAAATGCGTTGGAATCCATCTAACCCAGGTACACATCAATATGCAACAGACGTTAACTGGGCTAAACATAATGCAACACGTATTAAAGGATTCTATGACTCAATGGGTCAAGTTGGTAAATTCTTTGATGTTAACACTTATATTTAA
- a CDS encoding MarR family transcriptional regulator codes for MYKQLEKLLTHTSNELNLVSRRFGQYTELTSEQIELLTIVFNHSKLSQYELTMKLNKEQSIVSRWIKKLCKLGYLKSVQNKTDLRCKDIILTEKSRLLIQQIINSRVELIEARCHGLTEEDIQRFKILLMKVAGRYQCN; via the coding sequence TTGTATAAACAACTAGAAAAACTTTTAACACATACGAGCAATGAATTAAATTTGGTTAGTAGAAGATTTGGACAGTATACTGAACTAACTTCTGAACAAATTGAACTATTAACTATTGTTTTTAACCACTCCAAGTTATCTCAATACGAATTAACGATGAAACTTAATAAAGAACAATCTATCGTTTCGCGTTGGATAAAGAAACTATGTAAATTAGGGTACTTGAAGAGTGTTCAAAATAAAACAGACTTAAGATGTAAAGACATCATTTTGACTGAAAAGTCTCGATTATTAATTCAACAAATAATAAATAGTAGAGTTGAATTAATCGAAGCACGGTGCCATGGTTTAACTGAAGAAGATATACAACGTTTTAAAATATTACTAATGAAAGTTGCTGGGCGTTACCAATGTAATTAG
- a CDS encoding acyltransferase family protein, translating to MTQIKERDYFFDNARALLIFLVVFGHLMEPYRSSSGFITSLYLTIYSFHMPGFLFISGYFAKKAGQAGYIEKLSKKLLIPYFIFFAFFSVFYYFTGKESKLTFDPFDPVFALWFLLTLFFFHIILVIVKDYKPYIILPLVVVVSLLAGFSDDIGQYLSLSRTITFFPIFYLGYLFNKHHTAIFRNKKLIPISIIIFIVFYFGYTIHPIKSDWLFGRASYVSLEDKEGVYSPIKRLVIYCGILLLMFAFFNLTPKRKHFFTYIGRRTMQVYLLHGIFIGIIKALDFHPFKSPTSVLTYIYLLIMAAIIVYLLSTHFVAKWTNPVIHLKRPADYRD from the coding sequence ATGACACAAATTAAAGAAAGAGATTACTTTTTTGATAATGCCCGTGCCCTATTAATATTTCTTGTCGTATTTGGACATTTAATGGAACCCTATAGGAGTTCAAGTGGATTTATCACATCATTATATTTAACAATTTATAGTTTCCATATGCCTGGGTTCTTATTTATTTCAGGATACTTTGCTAAAAAGGCAGGCCAAGCAGGTTACATAGAAAAATTATCGAAGAAATTATTAATTCCATATTTTATTTTCTTCGCATTCTTCTCTGTCTTTTATTATTTTACAGGAAAAGAGAGTAAATTAACTTTTGATCCATTCGATCCAGTATTTGCGTTATGGTTCTTACTTACACTATTCTTCTTCCATATTATATTGGTTATAGTAAAAGACTATAAGCCATATATTATTTTACCTTTAGTAGTTGTTGTTTCTTTATTAGCAGGTTTCTCTGATGATATTGGGCAATATTTAAGTTTATCTAGAACAATAACATTTTTCCCTATATTCTATTTAGGTTATTTATTTAATAAACATCATACTGCTATATTTAGAAATAAAAAGCTCATTCCTATATCCATTATTATCTTTATAGTCTTTTATTTCGGTTATACAATTCACCCTATTAAATCAGACTGGTTATTCGGAAGAGCGAGCTACGTTTCATTAGAGGACAAAGAAGGCGTGTACAGTCCGATTAAGCGACTGGTTATTTATTGCGGTATTCTACTTTTAATGTTTGCATTCTTTAACTTAACACCGAAACGTAAACATTTCTTTACTTATATTGGCAGAAGAACGATGCAGGTTTATTTATTACATGGAATCTTTATTGGTATTATTAAAGCTTTAGATTTCCATCCATTTAAATCTCCAACTTCTGTGCTAACATATATATATTTACTCATAATGGCAGCAATAATCGTCTACTTATTATCAACGCATTTCGTTGCGAAATGGACGAACCCTGTCATTCATTTAAAACGTCCGGCAGATTATCGTGACTAG
- a CDS encoding aminotransferase class I/II-fold pyridoxal phosphate-dependent enzyme, giving the protein MQLSLNDQSKFLRAPSIRQFSNRMKNIDDCVNLTIGQPDFTMPQVVKDAYINAINEDMTSYSHNKGLSETRQAVSNYFNNKYGFFYDEEEIIITNGASEALDTALRSILNPGDEIIIPGPVYAGYIPLVETLGGVPIYIDTTATDYKVTPTTIEQHITPRTKAILLNYPTNPTGVTLSYDEVKAVANTLSKHEIFVISDEIYAENTFNGEHTSFAQFSILRDQLLLIGGLSKSHSATGIRIGFLIGPLYLIEKLTFMHAYNCICANVPAQVACIAALNEGLEAPQYMNEAYIERKNYLVSELESLGFELKAKPEGAFYIFPDISKFTNDDFDFCVKLLEEAHLAIVPGSSFTDYGKGHVRISYAYDLEVLKEGMRRLKKFMTDNYN; this is encoded by the coding sequence ATGCAACTATCATTAAACGACCAGTCTAAATTTTTACGCGCCCCAAGTATTCGTCAGTTTTCCAATAGAATGAAAAATATTGACGATTGCGTTAATTTGACAATTGGCCAACCAGACTTTACGATGCCACAAGTTGTAAAGGATGCTTATATTAATGCTATTAATGAGGATATGACAAGTTATTCTCACAATAAAGGATTAAGTGAAACAAGACAGGCCGTAAGTAATTATTTTAATAACAAATATGGTTTTTTCTATGACGAAGAAGAAATTATAATCACTAATGGCGCGAGTGAAGCTTTAGATACAGCTTTAAGAAGTATATTGAACCCTGGCGACGAGATTATCATTCCTGGACCTGTTTATGCGGGCTATATACCTCTTGTAGAGACACTCGGTGGCGTTCCAATATATATCGATACAACCGCTACTGATTATAAAGTTACACCTACTACAATTGAGCAGCATATAACGCCACGTACAAAAGCAATTTTACTCAATTACCCAACTAACCCTACTGGTGTTACATTGAGCTATGATGAAGTAAAAGCAGTTGCCAATACATTAAGTAAACATGAAATTTTTGTAATTAGTGATGAAATATATGCCGAAAATACTTTTAATGGAGAACATACGTCATTCGCACAATTCTCTATATTAAGAGACCAATTGTTACTTATAGGTGGATTAAGTAAGTCACATTCGGCTACTGGTATTCGTATTGGTTTCTTAATAGGTCCTTTATATTTAATCGAAAAATTAACGTTTATGCACGCCTATAATTGTATTTGTGCTAATGTACCAGCCCAAGTAGCTTGTATTGCTGCTTTAAATGAAGGCTTAGAAGCACCTCAATATATGAATGAAGCATACATTGAACGTAAAAATTACTTAGTGTCAGAGTTGGAATCCCTTGGCTTCGAGTTGAAAGCAAAACCTGAAGGTGCTTTTTACATTTTCCCTGATATTTCAAAATTTACAAATGATGATTTTGATTTCTGCGTTAAACTACTCGAAGAAGCACATTTAGCCATCGTACCCGGTTCTTCATTTACCGATTATGGCAAAGGCCATGTTAGAATTTCATATGCTTATGACCTCGAAGTACTTAAAGAAGGTATGCGTAGATTGAAAAAATTTATGACTGATAATTATAACTAA
- a CDS encoding MarR family winged helix-turn-helix transcriptional regulator, with protein sequence MTMDYDNDIKREFCFLFYVSNKEVVSRFNQYLKQYDISFPNFIVLQYIEESNPIFIKTLCDELFLDSGTISPIIKRLEKKNLIKRRRTEEDERRVKVILTDEGVELKKHFSQVITDVLLQFNMSDEDLNDYTHILRKFVDININSK encoded by the coding sequence ATAACAATGGACTATGACAATGATATAAAGAGAGAATTTTGTTTTTTATTTTATGTATCAAATAAAGAAGTGGTTAGTAGATTTAACCAATACTTAAAACAATATGATATTAGTTTTCCAAATTTTATCGTCTTACAATATATTGAGGAAAGTAATCCTATATTTATTAAAACTTTATGTGATGAATTATTTTTAGATTCAGGTACAATAAGTCCTATAATTAAAAGATTAGAAAAGAAGAATTTAATTAAAAGAAGGCGTACTGAAGAAGATGAACGACGTGTTAAGGTGATTTTAACTGACGAAGGTGTTGAATTGAAAAAGCACTTTAGTCAAGTAATAACAGATGTATTACTTCAATTTAATATGTCAGATGAAGACTTAAACGATTATACGCATATTTTACGCAAATTCGTTGATATTAATATAAACTCTAAATAG
- the menB gene encoding 1,4-dihydroxy-2-naphthoyl-CoA synthase yields MTRQWETIREYKEIKYEFYNGIAKVTINRPEVRNAFTPDTVQEMIDAFSRARDDQRISVIILTGEGDKAFCSGGDQKKRGHGGYVGTDQVPRLNVLDLQRLIRVIPKPVIAMVRGYAIGGGNVLNVVCDLTIAADNAIFGQTGPKVGSFDAGYGSGYLARIVGHKKAREIWYLCRQYNAQEALDMGLVNTVVPLADIEDETVQWCEEIMQHSPTALRFLKAAMNADTDGLAGLQQMAGDATLLYYTTDEAKEGRDAFKEKRDPDFDQFPKFP; encoded by the coding sequence ATGACTAGACAGTGGGAAACTATAAGAGAGTATAAAGAGATAAAGTACGAATTTTATAATGGGATAGCAAAGGTAACGATAAATAGACCAGAAGTTCGCAATGCCTTTACTCCTGATACAGTGCAAGAGATGATTGATGCATTTAGCCGTGCGAGAGATGACCAACGTATCTCAGTAATCATTTTAACTGGTGAAGGTGACAAAGCATTTTGTTCAGGCGGAGACCAAAAGAAACGTGGCCACGGTGGCTATGTAGGAACTGACCAAGTTCCACGTTTAAATGTTTTAGATTTACAACGTTTAATCCGTGTTATTCCTAAACCAGTTATTGCTATGGTTAGAGGCTATGCTATCGGAGGCGGTAATGTATTAAACGTAGTATGTGATTTAACAATTGCTGCTGATAATGCTATTTTCGGTCAAACAGGACCAAAAGTTGGTTCATTTGATGCAGGTTATGGTTCAGGTTACTTAGCTCGTATAGTAGGACATAAAAAAGCACGTGAAATTTGGTATTTATGTCGCCAATACAATGCTCAAGAAGCATTAGATATGGGCTTAGTTAATACAGTAGTACCTCTAGCAGATATTGAAGATGAAACAGTACAATGGTGTGAAGAAATCATGCAACATTCACCAACTGCTTTAAGATTCTTGAAAGCTGCTATGAATGCTGATACTGATGGTTTAGCAGGATTACAACAAATGGCAGGGGACGCAACGTTATTATATTATACAACTGATGAAGCAAAAGAAGGTCGTGACGCATTTAAAGAAAAACGCGATCCTGACTTTGATCAATTCCCTAAATTCCCATAA
- the menH gene encoding 2-succinyl-6-hydroxy-2,4-cyclohexadiene-1-carboxylate synthase — MLNYNFHPAQKDSNKLLVLLHGFISDHTSFDHLLSSFNNDVNVLTIDLPGHGNDETTRDEEWNFNTISHYLDDTLETFSNYDIYLHGYSMGGRVALYYALNGKMTVHGLILESTSAGIDSAENRVERQQVDKARAKVLDIAGLEVFVNDWEKLPLFQTQYDLDKSSQRRIRTMRMNQDPNRLAQALRDYGTGNMPNLWHDIHNIKVPTLIIVGELDRKFCEISQRLNKEIDQSEVSKISNVGHTVHVEDAEEFGRIVLGFLFKEEQND, encoded by the coding sequence ATGCTAAATTATAATTTTCATCCTGCTCAAAAAGATAGCAATAAATTATTAGTATTGTTACATGGTTTTATAAGTGATCATACTAGCTTTGATCATTTATTATCATCATTTAATAATGACGTAAATGTATTAACGATAGACTTACCTGGACATGGGAATGATGAAACGACACGTGATGAAGAATGGAATTTTAATACTATTAGTCACTATTTAGATGATACCTTAGAAACATTTTCGAATTATGATATTTATTTGCATGGTTATTCTATGGGTGGCAGAGTTGCATTATATTATGCACTTAATGGTAAAATGACGGTGCATGGTTTAATTTTAGAAAGCACTTCTGCAGGAATTGATTCTGCAGAAAATCGTGTTGAACGCCAGCAAGTTGATAAAGCTCGGGCAAAGGTATTAGACATAGCAGGTTTAGAAGTATTTGTTAATGACTGGGAAAAATTACCTTTATTTCAAACGCAATATGATTTGGATAAAAGTAGTCAACGACGTATTAGAACGATGCGAATGAATCAAGATCCTAATCGTTTAGCTCAAGCTTTAAGAGATTATGGTACAGGTAATATGCCTAATTTATGGCATGACATTCATAATATTAAAGTGCCTACGTTAATCATCGTGGGAGAGCTAGACCGTAAGTTTTGTGAAATTAGTCAACGTTTGAATAAAGAAATAGATCAATCAGAAGTTAGCAAGATTTCTAATGTTGGACATACAGTTCATGTGGAAGATGCTGAAGAATTTGGTAGAATAGTATTAGGTTTTTTATTTAAGGAGGAGCAAAATGACTAG
- the menD gene encoding 2-succinyl-5-enolpyruvyl-6-hydroxy-3-cyclohexene-1-carboxylic-acid synthase — MMNHKEALTKQVYTLASELYAYGIREVVISPGSRSTPLAIAIEAHPKLTSWIHPDERSAAFFALGLMKGSEKPVAVLCTSGTAAANYTPAIAESQISRLPLVVLTSDRPHELRGIGAPQAINQTQMFENYVQYQFDFPIADSGEYEDKMGDTIAFQLQKASQHLYGPHRGPIHFNLPFREPLTPDLEERSMLTSDVKPVPHYQKTATLNEIATIIKKKRGLVIVGDVQHEDVDQILTFSTIHDVPILADPLSQLRKIKHPNVISTYDLMFRAGLDDEVDFIIRVGKPVISKALNQWLKRTKAYQILVQNNDRPDAFPIAPHISYEISANDFFRQLAEVSSVERLQWLHYWQELEKRAKAEIKDYVYNANDEAAYVAHLLDKLTAQDTLFVSNSMPIRDVDNLYIDCEAEVYANRGANGIDGVVSTAIGMAVHKKVTLLIGDLAFYHDMNGLLMSKLNDINLNIILLNNDGGGIFSYLPQKNSAEEYFERLFGTPTGLKFEHAALLYNFTYKKIDSIEDFKYESLSQIGAHVYEVITDRDVNKEQHTVLYDKLGAIVNAKL, encoded by the coding sequence ATGATGAATCATAAAGAAGCGCTAACAAAACAAGTTTATACTTTAGCATCTGAACTATATGCATATGGAATTAGAGAAGTTGTTATAAGCCCTGGGTCTCGTTCAACGCCTTTAGCAATTGCGATTGAAGCCCATCCTAAACTTACTTCTTGGATACATCCCGATGAACGTAGTGCGGCCTTTTTTGCGTTAGGTTTAATGAAAGGTAGTGAAAAGCCTGTTGCAGTGTTGTGTACTTCGGGTACAGCTGCAGCGAATTATACGCCAGCAATAGCCGAAAGTCAGATTAGCAGATTACCGTTGGTCGTATTAACGAGTGATAGACCACACGAATTAAGAGGCATTGGTGCGCCGCAAGCCATTAATCAAACACAAATGTTCGAAAATTATGTGCAATATCAATTCGATTTTCCAATAGCAGATAGTGGGGAATATGAAGATAAAATGGGCGACACAATTGCTTTTCAATTACAAAAAGCAAGTCAACATCTCTACGGTCCACACAGAGGACCTATTCATTTTAATTTACCGTTTAGGGAGCCATTAACGCCAGACTTAGAAGAACGAAGTATGTTAACTTCTGACGTTAAGCCAGTCCCACATTATCAAAAAACGGCAACGCTCAATGAAATAGCAACTATTATTAAGAAAAAACGTGGGCTAGTTATTGTTGGTGATGTGCAACATGAAGATGTCGATCAAATTTTAACTTTTTCAACAATACATGATGTACCTATTTTGGCAGACCCATTGAGTCAGCTACGTAAAATTAAGCATCCTAATGTAATTTCCACTTATGATTTAATGTTTAGAGCAGGATTAGATGATGAAGTAGACTTTATTATTCGAGTTGGTAAACCAGTGATATCGAAAGCGTTGAATCAATGGTTAAAACGTACTAAAGCCTATCAAATACTTGTACAAAATAATGATAGACCTGATGCGTTTCCAATTGCACCACATATTTCTTATGAAATATCAGCCAATGATTTCTTTAGACAATTAGCAGAGGTCTCTTCGGTGGAACGTTTACAATGGTTACATTATTGGCAAGAATTGGAAAAAAGAGCGAAAGCAGAAATCAAAGATTATGTTTATAATGCAAATGATGAAGCGGCTTACGTTGCGCATTTATTAGATAAGTTAACGGCACAAGATACGCTGTTCGTAAGTAATAGTATGCCAATTAGAGATGTCGATAATTTATATATTGATTGCGAAGCAGAAGTATATGCTAATCGTGGTGCAAATGGCATTGATGGTGTTGTATCAACTGCAATTGGTATGGCTGTGCATAAAAAAGTTACTTTATTAATTGGTGATTTAGCTTTCTATCATGATATGAATGGCTTACTCATGTCTAAACTTAATGATATTAATTTAAATATCATCTTGTTAAACAACGATGGTGGCGGTATTTTCTCTTATCTACCTCAAAAAAATAGCGCAGAAGAGTATTTTGAACGTTTATTTGGTACGCCTACTGGTTTGAAATTTGAACATGCAGCATTACTTTATAATTTTACTTATAAAAAAATCGACAGCATTGAGGATTTCAAATATGAATCACTTTCACAAATTGGCGCACATGTTTATGAAGTCATTACAGATAGAGATGTTAATAAAGAACAGCATACAGTGCTATATGACAAGTTAGGAGCAATCGTTAATGCTAAATTATAA